From the genome of Spirochaetae bacterium HGW-Spirochaetae-1, one region includes:
- a CDS encoding class I SAM-dependent rRNA methyltransferase, producing the protein MEAVYLKKNREKSILNRHPWIFSGALQSRASHIEDGDMVAVCSSDGVHLGYGYFNSRTPIAIRMLSFSERPVTKDYLGELLTNALNKRTHNPLLSGTSAIRLVFSEGDFLPGLIVDRYNEHLVVQFLTLGMEKLRDPIINLLVELVQPAGIYERSEHEGRKLEGISERCGQVYGTTPEEVVIEENGVSILVNLHHGQKTGFFIDQRENRLMIQGLARDRSILNLFSYTGGFSLHALKGGAREVISVDSSQDALGMAERNAELNGFHKNSRYIKSDVFQYIREAPLDSSLIICDPPALVKNRSSLEKGCRGYKDLNLQIARRCPAGTLLLTCSCSRFVDMDLFQKVLFSALADSGRNGSILGKFNHPGDHPVSIYCPETEYLKAVLLYIE; encoded by the coding sequence ATGGAAGCAGTATATCTTAAAAAAAACAGGGAAAAATCCATTCTGAACCGGCACCCATGGATATTTTCCGGAGCGTTGCAATCGCGCGCCTCCCACATAGAAGACGGGGACATGGTCGCCGTGTGCAGTAGCGACGGTGTCCATCTGGGCTATGGATACTTCAACAGCAGAACCCCCATCGCCATTCGTATGCTTTCGTTTTCTGAGCGGCCCGTCACGAAGGATTATCTCGGGGAACTTTTGACAAATGCCCTGAATAAACGCACGCATAATCCCCTGCTCTCCGGAACGAGCGCCATACGACTGGTCTTTTCCGAAGGCGATTTCCTGCCGGGACTCATTGTGGACCGGTACAATGAACACCTGGTGGTCCAGTTCCTGACGCTGGGCATGGAAAAGCTTCGGGACCCTATAATCAATCTTCTCGTGGAACTGGTGCAACCCGCCGGTATTTATGAGCGAAGTGAACATGAGGGACGAAAACTCGAAGGGATATCTGAGCGTTGCGGCCAGGTATATGGAACAACACCGGAAGAGGTTGTCATTGAGGAAAACGGGGTATCCATCTTAGTCAACCTGCATCACGGTCAGAAAACGGGTTTTTTTATTGATCAGCGCGAAAACCGGCTCATGATTCAGGGCCTGGCCCGGGATAGAAGCATTTTGAATCTCTTCAGCTACACGGGAGGATTCTCTCTCCATGCCCTCAAAGGAGGGGCACGGGAAGTCATCTCAGTTGATTCCTCGCAGGACGCCCTTGGCATGGCGGAACGAAATGCCGAACTTAACGGCTTTCATAAAAATAGCCGTTATATAAAATCAGATGTATTCCAGTATATACGCGAGGCCCCGCTGGACAGCAGCCTCATTATCTGTGATCCGCCGGCCCTGGTAAAAAACCGCTCATCCCTGGAAAAGGGGTGCCGGGGCTACAAAGACCTCAATCTCCAGATCGCCCGCCGATGTCCCGCCGGGACACTGCTGCTTACCTGCTCCTGTTCACGCTTTGTGGATATGGACCTGTTCCAAAAAGTCCTGTTCTCAGCCCTGGCAGACTCGGGCAGAAACGGCTCTATCCTGGGAAAATTCAACCACCCCGGCGACCATCCCGTCAGCATCTACTGCCCTGAAACGGAATATCTGAAGGCCGTGCTATTGTATATTGAATAA
- a CDS encoding glyceraldehyde-3-phosphate dehydrogenase, giving the protein MSSISITSAVGVNSIGRIGKLLVWSLTARKEQDSIVISTGREVGKSIEDLATYLSYDSTYGSYSRFFFGLQGDERVEIRGGNLYMNGVKIIWLNDAPCRVPGNIPWSEYGVDVVFDTTGKMTDPTATENNSLRGHLNHAKKVILSAPFKIKNKGAMLPEDSITVVGGINFDKYDESIHTVISNASCTTNCCAPPIKALVDHFGDKFISYSLTTVHAATNSQSVLDSLPKAGDKDTRKRRSIINNMIPTSTGAANAVLEVIPEIRDLGIGSQASSIRVPTNTGSIVILDITLMGEFDNDQIHEIFREYSRKNPDIMKFSTDQLVSGDIIGSPWSTVYDSPFTHRRTSKRNNQFFTMVDLNFWYDNEFGYVCSLMRLYDHMTGRR; this is encoded by the coding sequence ATGAGCAGCATATCCATAACATCGGCGGTGGGGGTCAACAGTATCGGCAGAATAGGGAAACTTCTGGTCTGGAGCCTGACGGCACGCAAAGAACAGGACAGTATAGTAATTTCCACGGGACGTGAAGTGGGGAAAAGCATCGAGGACCTGGCGACCTATTTAAGCTATGACTCGACCTATGGTTCCTATTCCCGGTTTTTTTTCGGATTGCAGGGAGATGAGCGGGTAGAGATACGCGGCGGCAACCTGTACATGAACGGGGTAAAAATCATATGGCTCAATGATGCGCCGTGCCGTGTCCCTGGCAATATCCCCTGGTCTGAGTACGGCGTGGATGTCGTTTTTGATACAACGGGTAAAATGACGGACCCTACTGCTACGGAAAATAATTCACTGCGGGGACATCTCAATCACGCGAAAAAAGTTATCCTGAGCGCTCCTTTCAAGATAAAGAACAAGGGTGCCATGCTTCCCGAGGATTCGATCACCGTTGTGGGCGGTATTAACTTTGACAAGTATGATGAAAGTATCCATACTGTTATATCCAATGCATCGTGCACCACGAACTGTTGTGCTCCTCCCATCAAGGCTCTGGTTGACCATTTCGGCGATAAATTCATCTCCTATTCACTCACGACGGTTCATGCTGCCACCAATTCCCAGAGTGTGCTTGATTCCCTGCCGAAGGCGGGAGACAAGGATACACGGAAAAGAAGAAGCATCATCAACAATATGATTCCCACGTCAACGGGAGCCGCCAATGCCGTCCTGGAAGTGATCCCGGAAATACGGGATCTGGGTATCGGGTCACAGGCTTCATCGATTCGTGTTCCCACCAACACTGGATCCATCGTTATTCTCGATATAACCCTCATGGGTGAATTCGACAATGATCAAATACATGAAATTTTCCGCGAATATAGCAGGAAAAATCCCGACATCATGAAGTTCTCTACTGACCAGCTCGTGAGCGGTGATATTATCGGCAGCCCCTGGTCAACCGTGTATGACTCTCCCTTCACGCATCGAAGGACTTCAAAAAGAAACAACCAGTTTTTCACCATGGTGGATCTGAACTTTTGGTATGATAATGAATTCGGTTATGTCTGTTCGCTCATGAGGCTCTATGATCATATGACGGGAAGGCGGTAG
- the msrA gene encoding peptide-methionine (S)-S-oxide reductase, with translation MDGKERQAGIKQEKATFAGGCFWCMVPPFENLKGVVGVASGYTGGHTDNPTYEEICSGTTGHIEAVQITYDPAIISYNELLDVFWQQIDPTDTGGQFVDRGTQYKTAIFYHSEEQKAMAQKSRDRLEKSKRFGAPIVTEIRMAGVFYRAEEYHQDYHNKDSFRYKMYRNNSGRDRFILKYWDK, from the coding sequence ATGGATGGAAAGGAAAGACAGGCCGGGATAAAACAGGAAAAGGCCACATTTGCCGGGGGGTGTTTCTGGTGTATGGTGCCGCCTTTTGAGAACCTGAAGGGAGTTGTGGGGGTTGCTTCCGGATACACCGGAGGACATACTGACAATCCAACCTATGAAGAAATATGTTCAGGAACAACGGGCCATATCGAAGCGGTGCAGATTACCTATGATCCGGCCATAATAAGCTATAATGAGCTTTTAGATGTTTTCTGGCAGCAGATCGATCCCACCGATACGGGCGGGCAGTTTGTTGATCGCGGCACCCAGTATAAAACGGCTATTTTTTATCATTCCGAAGAGCAGAAAGCCATGGCACAGAAATCGAGAGACAGGCTGGAAAAGTCAAAGCGTTTCGGTGCCCCCATTGTCACCGAGATACGCATGGCCGGTGTTTTTTATCGTGCCGAGGAATATCACCAGGATTATCACAATAAAGACAGTTTCAGGTATAAAATGTACCGGAATAATTCCGGCAGGGATCGTTTCATCCTGAAGTACTGGGATAAATGA